In Pirellulales bacterium, the following are encoded in one genomic region:
- a CDS encoding helix-turn-helix transcriptional regulator, with the protein YGPGMPLEISSDSSNPMTKYYVTFVGRNAKRVLETAGFGPSGLRQVRSLHEVQDIFEMLQVNGLAHSHFSQQLCGSIVQTLAYKIAEQALPADARYSRALFSYLDVREAIDKHFLEMNTVEDVAAHCHKTPHYICTLFKRFDHVTPYQYLNRVRMQYAANLLSEPGVLVKQVARRLGFTDQFQFSRAFKRVFGVPPLEFQQQHAAK; encoded by the coding sequence GTACGGGCCCGGTATGCCCCTCGAGATTAGTTCGGATTCCAGCAACCCGATGACCAAATACTATGTTACTTTTGTCGGTCGAAATGCTAAAAGAGTCTTGGAGACGGCTGGCTTTGGTCCAAGTGGTTTACGACAAGTGCGATCGCTGCACGAAGTGCAGGATATCTTTGAGATGCTGCAGGTGAATGGCTTGGCGCACTCACATTTTAGCCAGCAACTATGTGGCTCGATTGTTCAGACGTTAGCCTACAAAATAGCAGAACAAGCCCTCCCCGCGGACGCCAGATATTCGCGAGCACTGTTTTCCTATCTTGATGTTCGCGAAGCCATCGATAAGCACTTTTTGGAGATGAATACTGTTGAAGATGTCGCGGCACACTGCCATAAAACGCCGCATTATATTTGTACGCTCTTTAAGCGTTTCGACCACGTGACGCCATATCAGTATCTGAATCGAGTTCGGATGCAATACGCAGCTAATTTGCTGAGTGAGCCCGGGGTATTAGTGAAGCAGGTAGCGCGGCGACTTGGTTTTACGGATCAATTTCAATTTTCTAGGGCATTTAAGCGGGTATTCGGGGTTCCTCCTTTAGAATTTCAACAGCAGCACGCCGCCAAGTGA